The window ATAATCCTATATGTTGTTGGTATTCTTCTAAACATAGTTCTTATACCTGAGCACATAATGGGAATAAAAATGTTTGGACTGAAGAGCGTTGCCCCAGCAGTAAAATCGTTAATTATATATATAATGTCAATCTCGTTTAATGGAATATATTTATATAAAAGAATGAAGATTGTAGTGTACTGGAGATTTTTGTTTCACATAGCAGTTGCAATGATTTCCGGCTTCTTAATTAGTATAGTACCATTGGGCGCAAGTATAAATGAAATTACAGGTCTCACAATAAGGTTCGTATTGTTTGCACTGCTATATTCAGGAACATTATGGCTCATTAGAGAAATAACTAAAGAAGACATTCAATATTTACTAAAAGTGTTTTTACCTGGCAAATTAAAAATATCATAAAAAGGATATGAGGCGATGAAAGAACGGATATTGCTGTATGTAAGAATTGAATATGTTTCGTTGTACAGTGGTGTAATTAGTAATCTGCAAAATATTTATGATTTTGTCTGTATTACACCAACGATTGTTGCTTATGAGGCTTTAAGGACAATTATAGATACGAATATTAAAATCTATTGTATTGAAAAAGAACTGAACAATTATTCTGGCAACCCCACTGATGATGAGTTGTCAAAAATGGAAGATGAACTTGGTGAAACACTCCTATTACTCAATTTCTCAGAACTGTTCATTGTAAAGATGTCCGAAGGAGTGTATTATCACAAAGATCGAAATTTACAATTTTATCAAAGATCAAGCTATTGTTATTATTTATTGTTCAAAAAGATTTTTGAAACTGACAGGCCTAATTATATATTCTTTGAGGTTATTAACTCAGCATTTTCAATTATATGCCAAAATTTAGCCAAGAAATGTAATATTCCTTGCGTAAGCCTTGTAACCGCATATCTTGATAACTCATTCTATTTCTCTGTAGGACGAAGTGCTGCAAACCCGATATTTAAAGAAGAATATAGGAAAATTGACAAAAGTGAATATTCCATTGGAGAAGAGTTGGCTCAAAAGATACTGTACAATAAAATGTCATCTCCTGGTTATATGGAGATAGAGAAAAAGTACAAAAGCAATAGAACTTTTATCATAAAAGTTGTTGATGCACTGAAATTTAATGCTATTAAGAAAATTGGTTGCGGAATAATTAAATTCTATTGGTCTTATTTGTTTAATAGAAAAGCACTCACTTATTCTTCAGTGCCTAATGTACTACAATTATTAGTTCAACGGCATTGGAAAATGCCACGTGGTAGAAAATACTTGAGAAGTGTTATAACTTCTCCTGTATCAGGAGAAAAATTCTTTATATATTTTGTTCATTTCCAGCCAGAGGCAAGCACTTCAGCACAGTCGTCGCTATATGTTAACCAAGAATATATTCTAGAAACACTTGCTGTTACGATACCTCAATCTTACAAATTGTATATAAAGGATCATTCAACAGCTTCAGGAATGAGGGGGAAACAATTCTTTGAAAGGTTCAAATATTATCCAAATGTCAGATTAATTGATCCATCAATCTCAAGCAAGGAATTAATCGCTAAGGCATCAGGAGTCATTACGATAACAGGTACTTCAGGGTTTGAGGCCGCAATATTAAACAAACCCGTGGTGATATTTGGGAACACGTATTATGATTTTTTGAATAATGTTCATAAAGTTAATAACTTCTATGATTTGCCAGGAATATTTAAGAACATTGAACATACTGAAAATATGAGAAATACACGCAATGATGAGAACTCCTTACGAATTACTGCGGCATATGTTAAAAGCCTCTACAAGGGATATGTAAATCCATACTTTAATGGGCATAATCTTGCAACAAAAGATAATATTGATAATGTTTCTGGATCATTATTCTCATTTTTAAAACTTATAAAAAAAGAACAATTAAAAGAAATGTTTATTAAATATACTATTTAAGCAAATTTGTTAATATAGATTATACACCTCAATGAATGAACCTAAAACGAACGGAATAGAAAATGTTGTATTTGTCATACCTGCATATAAACCTGGCGCAGCACTAAACGAAATAGTGAGGCGTCTCAGGCAGTTGTGTGCTTCAAAGATAGTCATAGTTGACGATGGCTCACCACAATGCGCGGCATCGTTCATTAATGATATAGAAAAGGGAAAAGAAGCAGTTGTATTGCACCACAAAGAAAACCTAGGGAAAGGAGAAGCACTTAAAACAGCTTTCAGGTACATTTTGAATACATACACCGCATCGCGCGGTGTCGTGACATTGGATGCTGACGGACAGCACACCCCTGAAGATGCTGTTAAGATGGCTTACACTTTAGAGAATGGGCAGGAGAGCTTGTTTCTGGGGGTAAGACAGTTCAACCAAAATATTCCTTTTCGCAGCAAAATAGGAAATGAAATTACGAAAATAATATTTTGGTTGATTACTTCAAAAAAGGTGTCGGATACTCAGACAGGGCTTAGAGGTATTCCAAAAAGCATGCTCAATGATCTTGTAGCGATAAAAAGCAGCGGGTACGATTATGAAATGGACATGCTTATCTACGCTTGTAAGAGAAAAGTGATATTGACAGAAGTTAACATAGAAACAAAATATGAGAACAATAATGCGTCTTCTCATTTTAACCCATTGCTTGATTCACTTAAAATATATTATGTACTTTTTAGATTTTTAATATCATCATTTGCAGCTTCAATTATTGATACAATAATGTTTGTTTTATTCCAATATATAATTGGGAATATTTTGATAAGCATAATATGTAGTAGATTAATATCGGCAACTATTAATTTTCGAATGACAAAAAGTTATGTTTTCTATTCAAAAGGCAATATATATAAGGAAGTAGCCAAATATTCATTATTAGCTATAACACTTATGCTTGTATCATACGAATCAATTAAATATTTATCCAACACTTTGCAAGTTAATATATACATGGCAAAAATATTTACTGAAACTATGCTGTTTGTTTTTTCGTTTGCAATTCAGAAAATATATATATTCCGTAAAAAATGAAAGAATATTATACATGAACAATAAAAAGATATTTTGACGAGAAACAAAAGGTTTTTTATTTAAATTCCCTATAAGACCAGGAATAGGGTAAGCTAATGAGATTAATAATAATCTTTAATTTAATAAAGTATTTAATAACTTAAAAATAAATCATAATTGGAGGCAAAGTGGATAGTTCAAACCGGAGTAATCTTAAAGAAGAAGTGTTATATAACCTCAAGCAAATAAAATACCGTTTTAAAATCACTCTAAAATTATTGTATCGGTTTCTTTTTAAATCAAAACCAGAAAATATCTTTAAATCTGACTGGGGTTATGATGACCACTATGAAAAATTTTGGGAAAGAGGAGATTATTTTAAGAT is drawn from Endomicrobiales bacterium and contains these coding sequences:
- a CDS encoding bifunctional glycosyltransferase family 2/GtrA family protein — translated: MNEPKTNGIENVVFVIPAYKPGAALNEIVRRLRQLCASKIVIVDDGSPQCAASFINDIEKGKEAVVLHHKENLGKGEALKTAFRYILNTYTASRGVVTLDADGQHTPEDAVKMAYTLENGQESLFLGVRQFNQNIPFRSKIGNEITKIIFWLITSKKVSDTQTGLRGIPKSMLNDLVAIKSSGYDYEMDMLIYACKRKVILTEVNIETKYENNNASSHFNPLLDSLKIYYVLFRFLISSFAASIIDTIMFVLFQYIIGNILISIICSRLISATINFRMTKSYVFYSKGNIYKEVAKYSLLAITLMLVSYESIKYLSNTLQVNIYMAKIFTETMLFVFSFAIQKIYIFRKK